The Porites lutea chromosome 11, jaPorLute2.1, whole genome shotgun sequence genome contains the following window.
ACCTCAATTAAATCTTCTTCTGGCATGGTATCCAGGTCTGCATATAACCTGAGGATAATGCCTTAGGAAAGAGGtcttcttaaaaataatgaccgaGCGCGTGGCTCGAGGTCAGTTATCATTTTTAAGACGGCCAAGGAGCGATACATCGTCCTATTTAGTGCACGTTTCCATGTTTACGACACAGCAGGTCATTCATTGTATCCTGTTCCATTTCAGATTATTCATTAACCTCAAATACTTGTTCAAAACGATGGAAAGGAGCATTAAGCACCCCTAGCATCTCCAACACTAGATCTTTCATCAAAGGAGTGGCGCAAAACACAGAGTTGAGTTTGAAGATGAGGTTTAGCCCGAAAAACTGTCTCCGTAACTCACTGATAATTCTTATAGTGTTCGGAACGTTTAAGATTCGGTGGCGGCAAAGTGCAAAGCTGGAAGTCGCTGTGGAAGAACTTGATTCGATAACTCAACCTAATATTCAAAAGACTGAAGCGTATTCGGCAGTGCTTCATTCGACTCAACTACATTCTAGCCGACCTCCGCCTTCAGCTAAACTTCAATTAACGCAGATACCTTCAAGTCTGCCTGATTCAACTGCAACCCTGTTAGAGCAACCAAAATTTCttattcttatttacactaggttctGGCAAAAAGTAAAAGAGGTTGGCGAGTATCGAAGCGACTGCATTCTTGATCAAACCAGCAGAACTCAATGCCCATTAGATAGATTTGAAATGACCTACGACAAAGATCGGTTTTCGCAGAGTGACTTAGTGATATTTCGCGCGGCTGGCGGGAACATGCCAAGTGTAGATCATCTGAAGTCATTATCAAAGAACAGGCCTGCTAAGCAGCGCTGGGTTTATCACACTATGGAAGGGCCACTGGCGACTCCTGATGCAGCACCGTTAAACGGATTGTTCAACGCTACTTGGACGTACCGAGGTGACTCCGAGTTTTCAGCTGCCTATTCAGCGTATGTACCCCTCCTTCCTGAGGAGGCAgtagataaaaagaaaactatgATCGACTATAGTCAAGgaaaaactaaacttgtcgcATGGCTGGTGAGTAACTGTGGATCTCAACTACGTATGGCCTTCGTCCGCGAACTGATGAAGTACATCAACGTAGATGTATACGGAATCTGCTCCAGCGCATTTGGCCAGCGACTATCATGTTCAAAATCAGATGAAAAAGACTGCCTCAAACATTACAAATTCTACCTTTCGTTTGAAAATGCGCTGTGCAAGGATTACATCACTGAAAAGTACTGGGATCATTTAGGtaaatatttgttgttgttgtttttaatcaaCTATTTGCACATATTTCATCCGacataaaattattttggtaaAAAAGGTGACTAAGGCCAAAAATCACTAATTGTTAGCGACCAAAAGGAAAGGACTTCTTCAAGCGGATTCTGAGGATGCATCTTTTACAGCCTTATTCAACTTTAATCAGCGTTGTCTTTTTTATCAATACAAAATTTTTTCTTCCTTAACAATAGCTCGTAACTAAGCTGTCTTGTCCTAACGAAAATACCAATATCACGAAAGTTCAACTCGCGAATACAAATGAGGCGCAGTATTTAGATAACACATGGTAAGTAGGTTTAATTTGCTGATTAAATTCATTAGTCTGAGTAACCAGGTAAGGTGCTATCGAGTCTTGgaacaaaaatatttgttttgaataaaattcGTAATTAATTTCGATGAAACAACgcaatttctgattttttggcAGTATATGAATAAAAAGGAATGTTGTTTGATATGTCACCATGTAAGGGTTTCATTTCCTACAATGCACTTATTTTCGCAACTGAATTAATTATACTAACGCGAAGACATTAAGCGTCTCTCATCTGTGTTTTCGCTTACT
Protein-coding sequences here:
- the LOC140953188 gene encoding glycoprotein 3-alpha-L-fucosyltransferase A-like: MRFSPKNCLRNSLIILIVFGTFKIRWRQSAKLEVAVEELDSITQPNIQKTEAYSAVLHSTQLHSSRPPPSAKLQLTQIPSSLPDSTATLLEQPKFLILIYTRFWQKVKEVGEYRSDCILDQTSRTQCPLDRFEMTYDKDRFSQSDLVIFRAAGGNMPSVDHLKSLSKNRPAKQRWVYHTMEGPLATPDAAPLNGLFNATWTYRGDSEFSAAYSAYVPLLPEEAVDKKKTMIDYSQGKTKLVAWLVSNCGSQLRMAFVRELMKYINVDVYGICSSAFGQRLSCSKSDEKDCLKHYKFYLSFENALCKDYITEKYWDHLGEYTNVVPVVMGGADPSDYKRMAIPGSYINVVDFKTVKQLAEYLQYLDKNNTAYNEYFKWRLKYKRSPYHYPLCNFCRSLALKPDLRETKIYHDLRKYWLDEGMCHQQYQRIRNMW